GCCTCACAGGTACAAACATAGCCATTGGCTCCTCTCAAAAACACATTGGATTGACAATCCTCAACACGGCCTTCGAGCCAGTTGCGTCTGACACAGTCGGTGAATCCGCAGTACCGCGCACTGCTCGGGCAGGCATGTTATTCAGCCTCAATGCCCTCTACCGCGTCGACCGCATCGCCCTGTTTGGCGAAATCGCCCCCAGAGCTTTCATAACCGGCCTCGTCGCTGGAACATCCACCCTGCGTCTCCATCTCATTGGCAGACGCTATGGCGGTAGTTTCCACAGCTTGCACGGCGCACCTTATGCCGCCTATAGCTCTCCCCCCAACAACGAGTGGGGCGCATTCTTTGGCTTGACCTGGCGCGTATCAAAACGCAAACGCCTCGATATCGCCCTCGACCGTCACGGTCAGCTCCTGCCAGAGAAAAGCGCACTACCAGCACGAGGTGCCCGTCTGCGGCTCAATTTTAACTACCGCGTCAGCAGGGGGTTTTCTGCGCGTCTAACTGCCGATGCCAGAAGTGCTACAAATCGCGTACCCCGCCAAAGTCTTCGCCTTTCACTCACCTACAAACGCCCCAACCACGCCATGACCGCATGGCTCCAGCGCGCACATGCCAGTACATCGGGAAATGCCGCCGGGCTTCGTCTTCAACTCGGCAAATCAACGGGCTTTTCCCTCGCACTATGGGCCACCCACCACAAAATCTCATCCTACAACGCGCGTATCTACGACATTGAACCCGATGTCTGGGGCGGCATACGCCTGCTCACCCTCTCGGGTGACGGCACAAATCGCGGCCTGCGCCTCACCTGGGCAACCGCGCATTTCCGTCTGTCAACGCGCTATAGCCATCACCGCACCTCCTCCTGGTCCGCACAACTCGACCTCAAGCGTTAGCTCCCTTCTCCCCTTTCTGCTCTTAT
The DNA window shown above is from Gemmatimonadota bacterium and carries:
- a CDS encoding helix-hairpin-helix domain-containing protein → MPEHIFHFRTLAWHIVFTLCLPTLLFAQPSAIYTESEAEAYNDLLRDLEGIRLELNRASAKDLLILPGITPELARRIIARRPYRTLEDLAYVQGLSEEHIDLIAPYLSIAPLRPWRLQYTSRVSRPSKRANSFGDMRLYQRLEIASPTRLSAFFLTERDPEEPTLIDYVTGYIALPLPRVNIIIGDVRPEWGQGLLFSRRTRNATGLSYARPRTATRLGNRTSTEHGALRGIYLSGSHTHLHWSLMHGRMTWDATFGSDTRIYTSGLHDTETSQARKNALRERLTGTNIAIGSSQKHIGLTILNTAFEPVASDTVGESAVPRTARAGMLFSLNALYRVDRIALFGEIAPRAFITGLVAGTSTLRLHLIGRRYGGSFHSLHGAPYAAYSSPPNNEWGAFFGLTWRVSKRKRLDIALDRHGQLLPEKSALPARGARLRLNFNYRVSRGFSARLTADARSATNRVPRQSLRLSLTYKRPNHAMTAWLQRAHASTSGNAAGLRLQLGKSTGFSLALWATHHKISSYNARIYDIEPDVWGGIRLLTLSGDGTNRGLRLTWATAHFRLSTRYSHHRTSSWSAQLDLKR